From the genome of Blautia pseudococcoides, one region includes:
- a CDS encoding type IV secretory system conjugative DNA transfer family protein, translated as MLFADCIEPGQNLLGIMEALSQKLEHPFALHATKYTLKSVLICTGIYGMGIGIYYSSQKNYRRGEEHGSAKWGDVKRLRKKYEDKDYFHNLLMTQNFRIGLDTYRHRRCLNVLVVGGSGAGKSRGYALPNIMQCNCSMIITDPKAELLRKTGGLLKKKGYEVRVFDLINPDTSFCYNPFAYVHDDKDVLRLISNLIQNTTPKGSQSQDPFWGATRSVVKSYGIRTHMI; from the coding sequence GTGCTTTTTGCAGACTGCATAGAGCCGGGCCAGAACCTGCTTGGAATCATGGAAGCACTGAGCCAAAAACTGGAGCATCCCTTTGCACTTCATGCGACCAAGTATACTTTGAAATCGGTACTGATCTGTACCGGAATCTATGGCATGGGGATCGGCATCTATTATTCCAGCCAGAAAAACTACCGCCGGGGAGAAGAGCACGGCTCCGCAAAATGGGGGGATGTGAAAAGGCTCCGAAAGAAGTACGAGGATAAGGATTACTTCCACAACCTCCTCATGACCCAGAATTTCCGTATCGGGCTGGACACCTATCGGCACCGCAGGTGCCTGAACGTACTGGTGGTGGGCGGTTCCGGCGCGGGAAAATCCAGAGGGTATGCCCTGCCAAACATCATGCAGTGCAACTGTTCCATGATCATTACTGATCCAAAGGCCGAGCTGCTTCGAAAGACCGGGGGACTGTTAAAGAAAAAAGGCTATGAAGTCCGGGTATTCGACCTGATCAACCCGGACACGTCCTTTTGCTACAACCCGTTTGCGTATGTCCATGATGACAAGGACGTGCTGCGCCTGATATCCAACCTGATCCAGAACACCACGCCAAAAGGGTCGCAGTCCCAGGACCCGTTCTGGGGTGCGACACGTTCCGTAGTGAAAAGCTACGGCATAAGAACGCACATGATTTGA
- a CDS encoding DUF4314 domain-containing protein yields the protein MCLDYERAKIEQLRKRYPEGTRICLDEMDGEPQMLAGLKGKVFHVDDAGQIHVEWENGSTLALVPGVDQFHKTGGPEKKKEVPSR from the coding sequence ATGTGTTTGGATTATGAGAGAGCAAAAATTGAACAGTTAAGGAAGCGTTACCCGGAGGGGACACGGATTTGTCTGGATGAGATGGACGGGGAGCCGCAGATGCTGGCCGGGTTAAAAGGCAAGGTATTCCATGTGGACGATGCCGGGCAGATCCATGTGGAATGGGAGAATGGGAGCACGTTGGCACTGGTTCCGGGAGTGGATCAGTTCCATAAGACCGGAGGCCCGGAGAAAAAGAAAGAGGTGCCGTCCCGGTAG